The proteins below come from a single Thermopolyspora flexuosa genomic window:
- a CDS encoding metal-sensitive transcriptional regulator gives MHGYSADKRSYLTRLRRIEGQVRGLYRMVEEDAYCIDILTQVAAATRALQAVALGLLEDHVRHCVAEAIAGGGPEAEEKIKEASAAIARLVRS, from the coding sequence ATGCATGGCTACAGTGCCGATAAACGGTCCTATCTGACCCGGTTGCGCCGCATCGAGGGACAGGTCCGCGGGCTGTACCGCATGGTGGAAGAGGACGCCTACTGCATCGACATTCTCACCCAGGTGGCCGCGGCGACCCGCGCCCTCCAGGCCGTGGCGCTCGGCCTGCTCGAGGACCATGTACGGCACTGCGTCGCCGAGGCGATCGCCGGCGGCGGCCCCGAGGCCGAGGAGAAGATCAAGGAGGCATCGGCCGCCATCGCCCGCCTGGTGCGCTCCTGA
- a CDS encoding glycosyltransferase translates to MKICFLVPSAYDMRGDVRAVINLAAELALRHEVEILSVRRTREKPFFPVPDRVGLRWLIDHRPGKRSLLPRGGVRAEVEVWRALRALRCDALVTTRPALAVQAARHAPKGMVRVAREWTRPAVPNPIRRHYPRLSAVVASTERTREEWRRALDEAVPVHHIPDALPVDPLPRSRLDNRIVSAGGRWVPVKGFDRLIRAFAIVADKRPDWRLRLYGGGSEEKRLRGLVAELGLHNHVFFMGTTPDLPGEFAKASIVAIPSLAETPGMTVIEALGCGVPVLGFEGRRGPEDFITSGRDGVLVPEGEGEIEAYAAAMLALIDDERRRRALAAGALETAAGYAASAVAARWERVLDDLCP, encoded by the coding sequence GTGAAGATCTGCTTCCTCGTCCCGTCGGCGTACGACATGCGCGGCGACGTCCGCGCCGTGATCAACCTCGCCGCCGAGCTCGCCCTCCGGCACGAGGTCGAGATCCTCAGCGTGCGGCGCACCCGGGAGAAGCCGTTCTTCCCGGTGCCGGACCGGGTCGGGCTGCGCTGGCTGATCGACCACCGCCCCGGTAAGCGCTCGCTGCTGCCGCGCGGCGGCGTGCGCGCCGAGGTGGAGGTGTGGCGGGCGCTGCGCGCGCTGCGCTGCGACGCGCTCGTCACCACCCGGCCCGCGCTCGCCGTACAGGCCGCGCGGCACGCGCCCAAGGGCATGGTCCGCGTCGCCCGGGAGTGGACGCGGCCGGCCGTGCCGAACCCGATCCGCCGCCACTACCCGCGGCTGTCGGCCGTGGTCGCCTCGACCGAGCGCACCCGGGAGGAGTGGCGGCGCGCCCTCGACGAGGCGGTGCCGGTGCACCACATCCCGGACGCGCTGCCGGTCGACCCGCTGCCGCGCTCCCGGCTCGACAACCGGATCGTCTCCGCGGGCGGCCGGTGGGTGCCGGTGAAGGGCTTCGACCGGCTGATCCGGGCGTTCGCCATCGTGGCGGACAAGCGTCCCGACTGGCGGCTGCGCCTGTACGGCGGGGGCTCGGAGGAGAAGCGGCTGCGCGGCCTCGTCGCCGAGCTGGGCCTGCACAACCACGTGTTCTTCATGGGCACCACCCCCGACCTGCCGGGCGAGTTCGCCAAGGCGTCGATCGTCGCGATCCCCTCGCTCGCCGAGACGCCCGGCATGACGGTGATCGAGGCGCTCGGCTGCGGCGTGCCGGTGCTCGGCTTCGAGGGCCGGCGCGGGCCGGAGGACTTCATCACCTCCGGCCGGGACGGGGTGCTCGTGCCCGAGGGCGAGGGCGAGATCGAGGCGTACGCGGCGGCGATGCTCGCCCTCATCGACGACGAGCGGCGGCGGCGCGCGCTCGCCGCCGGGGCGCTGGAGACGGCCGCGGGCTACGCCGCCTCCGCGGTCGCCGCCCGGTGGGAACGGGTTCTCGACGACCTGTGCCCTTGA
- a CDS encoding ROK family transcriptional regulator, with amino-acid sequence MGELTGIHASPRTAILATLGQAGALSRTELARRLGLSPATVTQVTRRLLAEGLVQELDRAPSRGGRPAQLLGLTGAPGRAIGVKIAKDHAVGVEVRLDGVLLQKREIPLDATAPDCLDTVAALVAALASRGPRLLGVGVCVPGVVDRPGSGVVDSRPLGWTSMPAGARLRAALDLPVLVDNDVNALAVAERLYGRGRGYRDFIVVAVGQGVGLAIVANGGLVRGATGGAGEFGHMPVAEGPRCGCGNLGCLEAVVGAATLRARTRQMEPATVLAEAGAVLGRAIAGLVNILDPAAVFVSGEATRQWDRWRPGFDASFPAHLTRPHRHIPVEIGAWDDSRWAHGAAGLVLGTPLGVVPGTGEQGDQIRARLA; translated from the coding sequence ATGGGCGAACTGACGGGGATCCACGCCTCGCCGCGGACCGCGATCCTCGCCACGCTCGGCCAGGCGGGGGCGCTGAGCCGTACCGAGCTCGCCCGGCGCCTCGGGCTCAGCCCGGCGACCGTGACCCAGGTGACCCGGCGGCTGCTCGCCGAGGGCCTCGTCCAGGAGCTCGACCGGGCGCCATCCCGGGGCGGCCGCCCCGCGCAGCTGCTGGGGCTCACCGGCGCCCCCGGGCGGGCGATCGGCGTGAAGATCGCCAAGGATCACGCCGTCGGCGTCGAGGTCCGGCTCGACGGCGTGCTGTTACAGAAACGGGAGATCCCCCTCGACGCGACCGCGCCCGACTGCCTCGACACCGTGGCCGCGCTGGTGGCCGCGCTCGCCTCGCGCGGTCCCCGGCTGCTCGGCGTCGGGGTGTGCGTGCCCGGGGTGGTCGACCGGCCGGGCAGCGGCGTGGTCGACTCGCGGCCGCTCGGCTGGACCTCGATGCCCGCCGGGGCCCGGCTGCGCGCCGCCCTCGACCTGCCGGTCCTCGTCGACAACGACGTCAACGCGCTCGCCGTCGCCGAGCGCCTGTACGGCAGGGGCCGCGGGTACCGCGACTTCATCGTGGTCGCGGTCGGCCAGGGGGTCGGGCTCGCCATCGTCGCCAACGGCGGGCTGGTGCGCGGCGCGACCGGCGGCGCGGGCGAGTTCGGGCACATGCCGGTCGCCGAGGGACCACGCTGCGGCTGCGGCAACCTCGGCTGCCTCGAGGCGGTCGTCGGGGCGGCGACGCTGCGGGCGCGCACCCGGCAGATGGAGCCGGCCACCGTGCTCGCCGAGGCCGGGGCGGTGCTCGGCCGGGCGATCGCCGGGCTGGTGAACATCCTCGACCCCGCCGCGGTCTTCGTGTCCGGCGAGGCGACCCGGCAGTGGGACCGCTGGCGGCCCGGTTTCGACGCGAGCTTCCCCGCCCACCTCACCCGCCCGCACCGGCACATCCCGGTGGAGATCGGCGCCTGGGACGACTCCCGGTGGGCGCACGGCGCGGCCGGCCTCGTGCTCGGCACCCCGCTCGGCGTGGTGCCGGGCACCGGCGAGCAGGGCGACCAGATCCGGGCCCGGCTCGCCTGA
- the menE gene encoding o-succinylbenzoate--CoA ligase → MRNQGIGSWPRRRARMTPKKVALTCDGRDFTYAELAERVDRLANALRGLGVRRGDRVAYLGANHNSLAETLFALGLLGAVFVPLNHRLTAPELQYILEDSGAELLVCGRSHRHMAEQLKVKRTVVDDEGGEYEKLIASGAPEPIDEEVSLGDLCLIMYTSGTTGRPKGAMLSHGNLTWNTYNLMVDVDLTSSEVTLISAPLFHIAALAQTLLPTLIKGGRSILEASFDVDRTYDLIESERVTIMFGVPAMFNFIAQSPRWETADLSSLRNLLCGGAPVPEPLIRRYQERGLTFLQGYGMTETSPGALFLSAEDSVRKAGTAGVPCFFTDVRVVTADGRDAAPGEPGEVIVQGPNVMLGYWNRPEATAEALRDGWFHSGDIAIKDEEGYARIADRLKDMIISGGENIYPAEVEEVLYGHPAVAECAVIGVPDERWGEVGKAIVVLRPGMSATAEEIIKFFDGRLARYKIPKHVEFVDALPRNGSGKILKHVLRERHG, encoded by the coding sequence ATGCGCAATCAGGGCATTGGGTCCTGGCCACGGCGGCGTGCCCGGATGACGCCGAAGAAGGTGGCACTCACCTGCGACGGACGCGACTTCACCTACGCCGAGCTCGCCGAGCGGGTCGACCGGCTCGCGAACGCCCTCCGCGGGCTCGGGGTACGGCGCGGCGACCGGGTGGCCTACCTCGGCGCCAACCACAACTCCCTGGCGGAGACGCTGTTCGCCCTCGGCCTGCTCGGCGCGGTGTTCGTACCGCTCAACCACCGCCTCACCGCCCCCGAACTCCAGTACATCCTCGAGGACAGCGGCGCCGAGCTGCTGGTCTGCGGCCGGTCGCACCGCCACATGGCCGAGCAGCTCAAGGTGAAGCGCACGGTCGTCGACGACGAGGGCGGCGAGTACGAGAAGCTGATCGCCTCGGGCGCGCCGGAGCCGATCGACGAGGAGGTCTCCCTCGGCGACCTCTGCCTGATCATGTACACCTCGGGCACCACCGGCAGGCCCAAGGGCGCCATGCTCAGCCACGGCAACCTGACGTGGAACACCTACAACCTCATGGTCGACGTCGACCTCACCAGCAGCGAGGTCACGCTGATCAGCGCCCCGCTGTTCCACATCGCCGCGCTCGCCCAGACCCTGCTGCCCACCCTGATCAAGGGCGGCCGGTCGATCCTCGAGGCGTCGTTCGATGTCGACCGCACCTACGACCTGATCGAGTCCGAGCGGGTCACGATCATGTTCGGGGTGCCCGCGATGTTCAACTTCATCGCCCAGTCCCCGCGCTGGGAGACCGCCGACCTGTCGAGCCTGCGCAACCTGCTGTGCGGCGGCGCGCCGGTGCCGGAGCCGCTGATCCGCCGCTACCAGGAGCGCGGCCTCACCTTCCTGCAGGGCTACGGCATGACCGAGACCTCGCCGGGCGCGCTGTTCCTCAGCGCCGAGGACTCGGTGCGCAAGGCGGGCACCGCCGGGGTGCCGTGTTTCTTCACCGACGTGCGCGTGGTCACCGCGGACGGCCGGGACGCCGCCCCCGGCGAGCCGGGCGAGGTGATCGTGCAGGGGCCGAACGTGATGCTCGGCTACTGGAACCGGCCCGAGGCGACCGCGGAGGCGCTGCGCGACGGCTGGTTCCACTCCGGCGACATCGCGATCAAGGACGAGGAGGGGTACGCCCGGATCGCCGACCGCCTCAAGGACATGATCATCTCGGGCGGCGAGAACATCTACCCGGCCGAGGTCGAGGAGGTGCTCTACGGCCACCCGGCGGTCGCCGAGTGCGCGGTGATCGGCGTGCCCGACGAGCGGTGGGGCGAGGTGGGCAAGGCGATCGTGGTGCTGCGCCCCGGCATGTCCGCCACCGCCGAGGAGATCATCAAGTTCTTCGACGGCCGCCTGGCGCGTTACAAGATCCCGAAGCACGTGGAATTCGTGGACGCCCTGCCGCGTAACGGTTCCGGCAAGATCCTCAAGCATGTGCTCCGCGAGCGCCACGGGTGA
- a CDS encoding NUDIX domain-containing protein, with product MPIPEFLAKLRARVGNELMVLPSVAACVFDERGRLLMALHAEAEPLWAPPGGIIEPDESPADAAVREVREEVGLDIRIQGLIGVYGGPEFRCVYPNGDQCAYVTTVYGCTATGTDARPDGVEISDVRWVTEQEAARLPQPRWTPLALPDVFAWWRRTFGAF from the coding sequence GTGCCCATACCGGAGTTTCTCGCCAAGCTGCGCGCCCGGGTCGGCAACGAGCTCATGGTGCTGCCCTCGGTGGCCGCGTGCGTCTTCGACGAGCGGGGACGGCTGCTCATGGCGCTGCACGCGGAGGCCGAGCCGCTGTGGGCGCCGCCCGGCGGCATCATCGAGCCGGACGAGTCCCCCGCCGACGCCGCCGTGCGCGAGGTGCGCGAGGAGGTCGGGCTCGACATCCGGATCCAGGGGCTCATCGGCGTGTACGGCGGGCCCGAGTTCCGCTGCGTCTACCCCAACGGCGACCAGTGCGCGTACGTCACCACCGTGTACGGCTGCACGGCCACCGGCACCGACGCCCGGCCCGACGGCGTCGAGATCAGCGACGTGCGCTGGGTGACCGAGCAGGAGGCGGCCCGCCTGCCGCAGCCGCGCTGGACGCCGCTCGCCCTGCCCGACGTGTTCGCCTGGTGGCGGCGGACGTTCGGCGCGTTCTGA
- a CDS encoding formylglycine-generating enzyme family protein — translation MLVDFDVLTEVSRLAGLAEEDRFILADQIAWKLGPEWEAHDQLAGEARLPVVRHLRTRMLFAVIPGGSYFMGMTEEEEMAAINIIGGDRMRTAPMVAWYAAAARPVHRVTIRPFLCAIRHVPWSVAAMLKPGINEDYKGSVMVPAKDTWMFRELFDGARLLSEAEWEWMAREGGRESWLAVLARREPNRPHGMRLGQPPAVENRWGIEQLQSDAGEWVADSWHPDFTDAPEEGQAWDPEDRAGVKRGAHSNWQADQEAITMHCAFREQAPDGVIAGVRLARDLP, via the coding sequence ATGCTTGTCGACTTTGATGTGCTGACCGAGGTGAGCCGTCTCGCCGGGCTCGCCGAGGAGGACCGATTCATCCTGGCGGATCAGATCGCCTGGAAGCTGGGCCCGGAGTGGGAGGCCCACGATCAGTTGGCCGGCGAGGCCCGCCTTCCCGTGGTGCGGCACCTGCGCACGCGCATGCTGTTCGCCGTCATCCCCGGTGGCTCGTACTTCATGGGGATGACCGAAGAGGAGGAGATGGCGGCGATCAACATCATCGGCGGTGACCGCATGCGCACCGCCCCGATGGTGGCCTGGTACGCCGCCGCGGCGCGCCCCGTGCACCGGGTCACGATCCGCCCCTTCCTGTGCGCGATCCGGCACGTGCCGTGGAGCGTGGCCGCCATGCTCAAGCCGGGGATCAACGAGGACTACAAGGGCTCGGTCATGGTCCCGGCGAAGGACACCTGGATGTTCCGCGAGCTGTTCGACGGGGCCCGGCTGCTGTCCGAGGCCGAGTGGGAGTGGATGGCGCGCGAGGGCGGCCGGGAGAGCTGGCTCGCGGTGCTCGCCCGCCGCGAGCCGAACCGGCCGCACGGCATGCGGCTCGGCCAGCCCCCCGCCGTGGAGAACCGGTGGGGCATCGAGCAGCTCCAGTCCGACGCCGGGGAGTGGGTGGCCGACTCCTGGCACCCCGACTTCACCGACGCCCCGGAGGAGGGCCAGGCGTGGGACCCGGAGGACCGGGCCGGCGTCAAGCGCGGGGCCCACAGCAACTGGCAGGCCGACCAGGAGGCGATCACCATGCACTGCGCCTTCCGCGAGCAGGCGCCCGACGGCGTGATCGCCGGCGTACGGCTCGCCCGCGACCTGCCCTGA
- a CDS encoding gamma carbonic anhydrase family protein, whose protein sequence is METVSYIAALDDAEPEIHPEAFVAHGAVIVGGVRLGRATSVWYGAVLRGDGERIEVAEECNIQDLCCLHADPGEPAILEPRVSLGHKAMVHGAYVETGALIGIGAIVLGRARIGAGSLVAAGAVVPPGTRVPPGVLVAGVPGRVIRELTDADRASFAHTPDTYQAHAERHRKARRIGPTTRLL, encoded by the coding sequence ATGGAGACCGTGAGTTACATCGCCGCGCTGGACGACGCCGAGCCCGAGATCCATCCCGAGGCCTTCGTGGCCCACGGTGCCGTGATCGTCGGGGGCGTACGGCTCGGCCGCGCCACCAGCGTATGGTACGGCGCGGTCCTGCGGGGCGACGGCGAGCGCATCGAGGTCGCCGAGGAGTGCAACATCCAGGACCTGTGCTGCCTGCACGCCGACCCGGGCGAGCCGGCGATCCTGGAGCCCCGGGTGAGCCTCGGCCACAAGGCGATGGTGCACGGCGCGTACGTGGAGACCGGCGCGCTCATCGGCATCGGCGCGATCGTGCTCGGCCGGGCGCGGATCGGCGCGGGCTCGCTGGTCGCCGCGGGCGCGGTGGTGCCGCCGGGCACGCGGGTCCCGCCGGGCGTGCTCGTCGCCGGGGTGCCGGGCCGGGTGATCCGCGAGCTCACCGACGCCGACCGGGCGTCCTTCGCCCACACCCCGGACACCTATCAGGCGCACGCCGAGCGGCACCGCAAGGCCCGGCGGATCGGGCCGACCACGCGCCTGCTGTGA
- a CDS encoding TIGR03668 family PPOX class F420-dependent oxidoreductase — MDADEARARFSGSRVAHLATADAMGRPHLVPCTFAVAGDLIYTAVDHKPKTTRHLRRLRNIRENPQVSLLADHYEEDWDRLWWVRADGRARILDDEAGEDADQVRRAALALLARRYEQYRDRPPEGPVIEIAVARWSGWVASRPRRR; from the coding sequence ATGGACGCCGACGAGGCGCGGGCGCGGTTCTCCGGCAGCCGGGTGGCGCACCTCGCCACCGCGGACGCCATGGGACGGCCGCACCTGGTGCCGTGCACCTTCGCCGTCGCCGGCGACCTGATCTACACCGCCGTCGACCACAAGCCGAAGACCACCCGCCACCTGCGGCGGCTGCGGAACATCCGGGAGAACCCGCAGGTGTCCCTGCTCGCCGACCACTACGAGGAGGACTGGGACCGGCTGTGGTGGGTGCGCGCCGACGGCCGGGCGCGGATCCTCGACGACGAGGCGGGCGAGGACGCGGACCAGGTACGGCGGGCCGCCCTCGCGCTCCTCGCGCGCCGGTACGAGCAGTACCGGGACCGCCCGCCCGAGGGACCGGTGATCGAGATCGCCGTGGCGCGCTGGTCCGGCTGGGTGGCGTCGCGGCCGCGGCGGCGGTGA
- a CDS encoding GntR family transcriptional regulator, producing the protein MTESPVPHEPPIYRRIADTLRNRILSGELRDGDRLPGENALMAEYGVARATARQALAVLINEGLAVPRRGSGVYVRLFRPIRRHGSRRLSRQQWSQGRAIWDADTRGRPYTVDEIHVERVPASEAVARLLDTDDVWIRRRRYSIDKRPVQLATSHFPADLVEGTAITAIDTGPGGVYARLGELGYSPVHFTEEVRARMPTPQEANLLKLPAGTPVIVICRTAYTTGGMPVELNEMILDSASYVLQYDFDA; encoded by the coding sequence GTGACGGAATCCCCGGTACCTCACGAGCCCCCGATTTATCGGCGGATCGCGGACACGCTGAGGAACCGCATCCTCAGCGGCGAGCTCCGTGACGGTGACCGGCTGCCGGGCGAGAACGCGTTGATGGCCGAGTACGGCGTCGCCCGGGCGACCGCCCGGCAGGCCCTCGCCGTGCTCATCAACGAGGGGCTCGCCGTACCGCGGCGCGGATCCGGGGTCTACGTCCGTCTGTTCCGGCCGATCCGGCGCCACGGGTCCCGGCGTCTGTCCCGTCAGCAGTGGTCACAGGGCCGGGCCATCTGGGACGCCGACACCCGCGGCCGTCCGTACACGGTGGACGAGATCCACGTCGAGCGCGTGCCCGCGAGCGAGGCGGTCGCGCGGCTGCTCGACACCGACGACGTGTGGATCCGGCGCCGCCGCTACTCGATCGACAAACGTCCCGTGCAGCTCGCCACCTCGCACTTTCCCGCCGACCTCGTCGAGGGCACCGCGATCACGGCGATCGACACCGGCCCGGGTGGCGTCTACGCCCGGCTCGGGGAGCTCGGCTACAGCCCCGTGCACTTCACCGAGGAGGTGCGCGCCCGCATGCCGACCCCCCAGGAGGCGAACCTGCTGAAGCTCCCGGCGGGCACCCCGGTGATCGTGATCTGCCGCACCGCGTACACCACCGGCGGCATGCCGGTCGAGCTCAACGAGATGATCCTCGACTCCGCCTCGTACGTGCTCCAGTACGACTTCGACGCCTGA
- a CDS encoding (Fe-S)-binding protein, which produces MTAVAVALAARRVHFLYRLATSGQPAPERVEYAKAHVPEEIKTQLVEVFGQRKLLKWTPSGVAHFFVMWAFFILATVYLEGYGALIQGAITGTPDFHIPIIGTWPVLGFLQDFIAVACLLGIITFAAIRIRTSPKRLGRASRFAGSHLGGAWLVLFMIFNVLWTLFLFRGAAINTGNFPYASGAFASEVVAGWLRPLGEGANEVLELAGLLLHLGVMLVFLVIVVNSKHMHIFTAPLNVLFSRRPDGLGAAQPMRSNGKILDFEEADPDTDVFGRGKITDTTWKGFLDFFTCTECGRCQSQCPAWNTGKPLSPKMLILDQRDHAFAMAPYILATEAEREKLPDEVKALADKPLVGEDGVIHPDVLWSCTNCGACVEQCPVDIEHIDHILDMRRYQVMIESSFPSEAGTMLKNLENRGNPWGLAEDKRLEWVEELASREVDPIEVTVVEDKLPEDVEYLFWVGCAGALEDRAKKTTKAVAELLHIAGVKFAVLGPMEACTGDPARRLGMEFLFTMLAQQNIETLNDAGVKKIVATCPHCFNTLANEYPQLGGHFEVIHHTQLLARLVEEGRLTPITPIEQKITYHDPCFLGRHNKVYTQPRDIMAKVPGVKAQEMHRCKDRGFCCGAGGARMWMEERIGKRINTERVDEALTTDPDTVSTACPFCLVMLGDAINEKKNAGEAKESLEVVDVADLLVRSVKGERQPTTVDG; this is translated from the coding sequence ATGACCGCGGTCGCGGTCGCCCTCGCCGCGCGCCGGGTGCACTTCCTGTACCGGCTCGCCACCAGCGGTCAACCCGCCCCGGAGCGCGTCGAGTACGCCAAGGCGCACGTGCCCGAGGAGATCAAGACCCAGCTCGTCGAGGTCTTCGGGCAGCGCAAGCTGCTGAAGTGGACCCCGTCGGGCGTCGCCCACTTCTTCGTCATGTGGGCGTTCTTCATCCTCGCCACCGTCTACCTGGAGGGGTACGGCGCGCTGATCCAGGGGGCGATCACCGGCACCCCGGACTTCCACATCCCGATCATCGGCACCTGGCCGGTGCTCGGCTTCCTGCAGGACTTCATCGCGGTCGCCTGCCTGCTCGGCATCATCACCTTCGCGGCGATCCGGATCCGCACCTCGCCCAAGCGCCTCGGCCGCGCCTCCCGCTTCGCCGGCTCCCACCTCGGCGGCGCGTGGCTCGTGCTGTTCATGATCTTCAACGTGCTCTGGACGCTCTTCCTGTTCCGGGGCGCCGCGATCAACACCGGCAACTTCCCGTACGCGTCGGGCGCGTTCGCCTCCGAGGTCGTGGCGGGCTGGCTGCGTCCGCTCGGCGAGGGCGCCAACGAGGTGCTGGAGCTCGCCGGCCTGCTGCTGCACCTCGGCGTGATGCTGGTGTTCCTGGTGATCGTGGTGAACAGCAAGCACATGCACATCTTCACCGCGCCGCTCAACGTGCTGTTCTCCCGCCGCCCGGACGGCCTCGGCGCCGCGCAGCCGATGCGGAGCAACGGCAAGATCCTCGACTTCGAGGAGGCCGACCCCGACACCGACGTGTTCGGCCGCGGCAAGATCACCGACACCACGTGGAAGGGCTTCCTCGACTTCTTCACCTGCACCGAGTGCGGCCGCTGCCAGTCGCAGTGCCCGGCGTGGAACACCGGCAAGCCGCTGTCGCCGAAGATGCTCATCCTCGACCAGCGTGACCACGCCTTCGCGATGGCGCCGTACATCCTCGCCACCGAGGCCGAGCGGGAGAAGCTGCCCGACGAGGTGAAGGCGCTCGCCGACAAGCCGCTCGTCGGCGAGGACGGCGTGATCCACCCCGACGTGCTGTGGTCGTGCACCAACTGCGGCGCCTGCGTCGAGCAGTGCCCGGTGGACATCGAGCACATCGACCACATCCTCGACATGCGCCGCTACCAGGTGATGATCGAGTCGAGCTTCCCGTCCGAGGCCGGCACGATGCTGAAGAACCTGGAGAACCGCGGCAACCCGTGGGGCCTCGCCGAGGACAAGCGGCTGGAGTGGGTCGAGGAGCTCGCCTCCCGCGAGGTGGACCCGATCGAGGTCACCGTCGTCGAGGACAAGCTGCCCGAGGACGTGGAGTACCTGTTCTGGGTCGGCTGCGCGGGTGCCCTGGAGGACCGGGCGAAGAAGACCACGAAGGCGGTCGCGGAGCTGCTGCACATCGCCGGGGTGAAGTTCGCCGTGCTCGGCCCGATGGAGGCGTGCACCGGCGACCCGGCCCGGCGGCTCGGCATGGAGTTCCTGTTCACCATGCTCGCGCAGCAGAACATCGAGACGCTCAACGACGCCGGCGTGAAGAAGATCGTGGCCACCTGCCCGCACTGCTTCAACACGCTCGCCAACGAGTACCCGCAGCTCGGCGGGCACTTCGAGGTCATCCACCACACCCAGCTGCTCGCCCGGCTGGTCGAGGAGGGCCGGCTCACCCCGATCACGCCGATCGAGCAGAAGATCACCTACCACGACCCGTGCTTCCTCGGGCGGCACAACAAGGTGTACACGCAGCCGCGCGACATCATGGCGAAGGTGCCCGGGGTCAAGGCGCAGGAGATGCACCGCTGCAAGGATCGCGGCTTCTGCTGCGGCGCGGGCGGCGCGCGCATGTGGATGGAGGAGCGCATCGGCAAGCGCATCAACACCGAGCGGGTGGACGAGGCGCTCACCACGGACCCCGACACCGTCTCCACGGCCTGCCCGTTCTGCCTCGTGATGCTCGGCGACGCGATCAACGAGAAGAAGAACGCGGGCGAGGCGAAGGAGTCGCTCGAGGTGGTGGACGTCGCCGACCTGCTCGTCCGCTCGGTGAAGGGCGAGCGGCAGCCGACCACCGTCGACGGCTGA
- a CDS encoding PaaX family transcriptional regulator, with amino-acid sequence MGAGLRPQAVMLTFLGNYVYGSDICVFSGSFIEVFARVGVSAEATRSTLTRMVNRGLLRRQRQGRRMYFGLTRRTVDILKDGEQRVWHTGVVNTDERDRWTLIGFSLPESWQRERHELRSRLIWAGFGPLQNGLWIAPAEVDVTEIVKDLGAQANVKVFAAEPLPPTDMRRLVQDAYNLTDLEGRYRAFLDRWDRPEPLPEAADDLVRSLVMLTEWLQIIRTDPRLPLRYLPPDWPAERAQRVCHELYRRFRPEATRVASEILDTVPDADPPR; translated from the coding sequence GTGGGCGCGGGTCTGCGGCCCCAGGCCGTGATGCTGACCTTCCTCGGCAACTATGTCTACGGCAGCGACATCTGCGTGTTCTCCGGCAGCTTCATCGAGGTGTTCGCCCGGGTGGGGGTCTCCGCGGAGGCGACCCGCTCGACGCTCACCCGCATGGTGAACCGCGGGCTGCTGCGCCGCCAGCGGCAGGGCCGCCGCATGTACTTCGGCCTCACCCGCCGCACCGTGGACATCCTCAAGGACGGTGAGCAGCGCGTCTGGCACACCGGCGTGGTCAACACCGACGAGCGGGACCGCTGGACGCTGATCGGCTTCTCGCTGCCCGAGTCGTGGCAGCGGGAGCGGCACGAGCTGCGGTCCCGGCTCATCTGGGCCGGGTTCGGCCCGCTGCAGAACGGGCTGTGGATCGCTCCCGCCGAGGTCGACGTGACCGAAATCGTCAAGGACCTCGGCGCGCAGGCGAACGTGAAGGTGTTCGCCGCCGAGCCGCTGCCCCCGACCGACATGCGCCGGCTGGTGCAGGACGCCTACAACCTCACCGACCTGGAAGGGCGCTACCGCGCCTTCCTCGACCGCTGGGACCGCCCCGAGCCGTTGCCGGAGGCCGCCGACGATCTCGTCCGATCGCTGGTGATGCTCACCGAGTGGCTGCAGATCATCCGGACCGATCCCCGCCTGCCGCTGCGCTACCTGCCTCCGGACTGGCCGGCCGAGCGCGCCCAGCGCGTCTGCCACGAGCTGTACCGGCGCTTCCGCCCGGAGGCGACGCGGGTCGCCTCCGAGATCCTCGACACGGTCCCCGACGCCGATCCCCCCAGGTAG